One genomic region from Carettochelys insculpta isolate YL-2023 chromosome 4, ASM3395843v1, whole genome shotgun sequence encodes:
- the MAB21L2 gene encoding protein mab-21-like 2: MIAAQAKLVYQLNKYYTERCQARKAAIAKTIREVCKVVSDVLKEVEVQEPRFISSLSEIDARYEGLEVISPTEFEVVLYLNQMGVFNFVDDGSLPGCAVLKLSDGRKRSMSLWVEFITASGYLSARKIRSRFQTLVAQAVDKCSYRDVVKMIADTSEVKLRIRERYVVQITPAFKCTGIWPRSAAQWPMPHIPWPGPNRVAEVKAEGFNLLSKECYSLTGKQSSAESDAWVLQFGEAENRLLMGGCRNKCLSVLKTLRDRHLELPGQPLNNYHMKTLLLYECEKHPRETDWDEACLGDRLNGILLQLISCLQCRRCPHYFLPNLDLFQGKPHSALESAAKQTWRLAREILTNPKSLDKL, encoded by the coding sequence ATGATCGCCGCCCAGGCCAAGCTGGTGTACCAGCTCAACAAGTACTACACGGAGCGCTGCCAGGCCCGCAAGGCGGCCATCGCCAAGACCATCCGCGAGGTGTGCAAGGTGGTGTCGGACGTGCTGAAggaggtggaggtgcaggagcCGCGCTTCATCAGCTCGCTGAGCGAGATCGACGCCCGCTACGAGGGGCTGGAGGTGATCTCGCCCACGGAGTTCGAGGTGGTGCTCTACCTCAACCAGATGGGCGTCTTCAACTTCGTGGACGACGGCTCGCTGCCCGGCTGCGCCGTGCTCAAGCTGAGCGACGGCCGCAAGCGCAGCATGTCGCTCTGGGTGGAGTTCATCACCGCCTCGGGCTACCTGTCGGCGCGCAAGATCCGCTCCCGCTTCCAGACGCTGGTGGCCCAGGCCGTGGACAAGTGCAGCTACCGCGACGTGGTGAAGATGATCGCCGACACCAGCGAGGTGAAGCTCCGCATCCGCGAGCGCTACGTGGTGCAGATCACGCCCGCCTTCAAGTGCACCGGCATCTGGCCGCGCAGCGCTGCCCAGTGGCCCATGCCCCACATCCCCTGGCCCGGCCCCAACCGGGTGGCCGAGGTGAAGGCGGAAGGCTTCAACCTGCTCTCCAAGGAGTGCTACTCGCTGACCGGCAAGCAGAGCTCGGCCGAGAGCGACGCCTGGGTGCTGCAGTTCGGCGAGGCGGAGAACCGGCTGCTGATGGGCGGCTGCCGGAACAAATGCCTCTCGGTGCTGAAGACTCTCCGCGACCGGCACCTGGAGCTGCCCGGCCAGCCGCTCAACAACTACCACATGAAGACGCTGCTGCTGTACGAGTGCGAGAAGCACCCCCGGGAGACCGACTGGGACGAGGCgtgcctgggggacaggctcAACGGGATCCTGCTGCAGCTCATCTCCTGCTTGCAGTGCCGGCGCTGCCCCCACTACTTCCTGCCCAACCTAGACCTCTTTCAGGGCAAACCGCACTCAGCCCTGGAAAGCGCTGCCAAACAGACCTGGAGGCTAGCCAGGGAGATCCTCACTAATCCCAAAAGCCTGGACAAACTATAG